In Jejubacter calystegiae, the following are encoded in one genomic region:
- the hslU gene encoding HslU--HslV peptidase ATPase subunit: MSEMTPREIVSELNKHIIGQDAAKRSVAIALRNRWRRMQLDEELRHEVTPKNILMIGPTGVGKTEIARRLAKLANAPFIKVEATKFTEVGYVGKEVDSIIRDLTDSAMKLVRMQSIEKNRYRAEELAEERILDVLIPPAKNNWGQAEAAQEPSAARQSFRKKLREGQLDDKEIEIELSASSMGVEIMAPPGMEEMTSQLQSMFQNLGGQKQKPRKLKIKDAMKLLIEEEAAKLVNPEELKQQAIDAVEQHGIVFVDEIDKICKRGNASGPDVSREGVQRDLLPLVEGCTVSTKHGMVKTDHILFIASGAFQVASPSDLIPELQGRLPIRVELQALTTDDFERILTEPSASITVQYKALMETEGVNIEFTEDGIRHIAKAAWQVNESAENIGARRLHTVLERLVEDISFEASDLNGQTITIDAEYVSKHLDELVADEDLSRFIL; the protein is encoded by the coding sequence ATGTCTGAAATGACCCCACGCGAAATCGTCAGCGAACTGAACAAACATATTATCGGCCAGGACGCCGCCAAGCGTTCCGTCGCTATTGCGCTGCGTAACCGCTGGCGCCGCATGCAGCTTGATGAAGAGCTGCGTCATGAAGTCACACCGAAAAATATTCTGATGATCGGCCCGACCGGTGTCGGTAAAACTGAAATCGCTCGTCGTCTGGCGAAGCTGGCTAATGCGCCGTTCATCAAGGTTGAAGCGACAAAATTCACTGAAGTTGGCTATGTCGGTAAGGAAGTGGACTCAATTATCCGCGATCTGACCGATTCAGCGATGAAACTGGTACGCATGCAGTCCATCGAAAAAAATCGCTATCGCGCCGAAGAGCTGGCCGAAGAGCGCATTCTCGATGTACTGATTCCGCCGGCGAAGAATAACTGGGGCCAGGCAGAAGCCGCTCAAGAGCCCTCCGCTGCGCGCCAGTCGTTCCGCAAAAAACTGCGCGAAGGCCAGTTGGACGACAAAGAGATCGAGATCGAACTTTCCGCTTCATCCATGGGCGTAGAGATTATGGCTCCCCCTGGAATGGAGGAGATGACCAGCCAGCTACAGTCTATGTTCCAGAACCTGGGCGGTCAGAAGCAGAAACCGCGCAAGCTGAAAATCAAAGATGCAATGAAGCTGCTGATTGAAGAAGAAGCCGCCAAACTGGTGAATCCGGAAGAGCTGAAGCAGCAGGCTATCGACGCCGTTGAACAACACGGCATCGTGTTTGTCGATGAGATCGATAAAATCTGTAAGCGCGGCAACGCTTCCGGCCCGGATGTCTCCCGTGAAGGGGTACAGCGCGACCTGCTACCGCTGGTGGAAGGCTGCACCGTTTCGACCAAGCACGGTATGGTGAAAACCGACCACATCCTGTTCATCGCCTCCGGCGCTTTCCAGGTCGCCAGTCCTTCCGATCTGATTCCGGAACTTCAGGGCCGTCTGCCGATTCGCGTTGAACTGCAGGCGCTGACCACCGATGACTTCGAGCGCATTCTGACCGAACCAAGTGCCTCAATTACCGTGCAGTACAAGGCGCTGATGGAGACCGAAGGGGTGAATATCGAATTTACCGAAGATGGCATCCGCCATATCGCGAAAGCGGCCTGGCAGGTTAACGAAAGCGCGGAAAACATCGGCGCACGTCGTCTGCATACGGTGCTGGAGCGTCTGGTGGAAGACATCTCCTTTGAAGCCAGCGATCTCAACGGTCAGACCATCACCATCGATGCGGAATATGTCAGCAAACACCTTGATGAGTTGGTGGCAGATGAAGATCTGAGCCGTTTTATCCTATAA
- the hslV gene encoding ATP-dependent protease subunit HslV translates to MTTIVSVRRNGQVVIGGDGQATLGNTVMKGNVKKVRRLYNDQVIAGFAGGTADAFTLFELFERKLEMHQGHLVKAAVELAKDWRTDRMLRRLEALLAVADENASLIITGNGDVVQPENDLIAIGSGGPYAQSAARALLENTELSAREIVEKSLGIAGDICIYTNHFLTIEELPSKEA, encoded by the coding sequence GTGACAACAATAGTAAGTGTGCGCCGCAACGGCCAGGTGGTAATTGGTGGCGATGGTCAGGCCACGTTAGGCAACACCGTAATGAAAGGCAACGTGAAGAAAGTGCGCCGCCTGTATAACGATCAGGTCATCGCAGGCTTCGCGGGCGGAACCGCGGATGCCTTTACGCTGTTTGAACTTTTCGAGCGCAAACTGGAAATGCACCAGGGGCATCTGGTTAAAGCCGCAGTCGAGCTGGCCAAAGACTGGCGTACCGACCGCATGCTGCGACGTCTGGAAGCCCTGCTGGCGGTAGCAGACGAAAATGCTTCGCTGATCATCACCGGTAACGGTGATGTGGTTCAGCCGGAAAACGATCTGATCGCCATTGGCTCCGGCGGCCCCTACGCTCAGTCTGCCGCCCGCGCGCTGCTGGAAAATACCGAACTGAGCGCCCGTGAAATTGTGGAAAAGTCGTTGGGGATCGCCGGTGATATCTGCATCTACACCAACCACTTCCTGACCATCGAAGAACTCCCGTCTAAAGAAGCGTAA
- the ftsN gene encoding cell division protein FtsN has translation MAQRDYVRRGQPSSARRKKGNSRKKQRNSMPAVSPMMVAIAAAVLVAFIGGLWFITHHKKEESETMPGQKVTGNGLPPKPEERWRYIKELESRQPQITQPTEPSAGGQPLNKNQLTNEQRQLLEQMQADMRQQPTQLNEVPWDEQTPAQRQQTLQRQQQQRYLQEQQQQMRSQQQATQQRQQQQQRAVQSQTQPYQEPARPQTQAPKQQSAPVTNETQAPKQTAASGDSRQWMVQCGSFRGAEQAESVRAQLAFEGFASHITTNNGWNRVVIGPIKGKQSVDNTLSRLKSAGHANCIRLAVRG, from the coding sequence GTGGCACAACGAGATTATGTTCGTCGCGGACAACCCTCTTCTGCGCGGCGTAAAAAAGGGAACTCCCGTAAGAAACAGCGTAACAGCATGCCCGCCGTCTCCCCGATGATGGTGGCGATTGCCGCTGCCGTTCTGGTGGCCTTTATCGGCGGGCTGTGGTTCATTACTCACCATAAGAAAGAAGAATCAGAGACCATGCCGGGTCAGAAAGTCACCGGTAACGGTCTGCCGCCCAAGCCGGAAGAGCGCTGGCGCTATATCAAAGAGCTGGAGAGCCGCCAACCGCAAATCACCCAACCCACCGAGCCTTCGGCGGGTGGCCAGCCTCTGAATAAAAACCAGCTGACCAATGAGCAACGCCAGTTGCTGGAGCAGATGCAGGCCGATATGCGCCAGCAGCCAACTCAGCTTAACGAAGTACCGTGGGACGAGCAGACACCGGCGCAGCGCCAGCAAACGCTACAGCGCCAGCAGCAGCAGCGCTATCTGCAGGAACAGCAACAGCAGATGCGGAGTCAGCAGCAGGCCACCCAGCAGCGCCAGCAACAGCAGCAGCGCGCGGTTCAAAGCCAGACCCAGCCTTATCAGGAGCCGGCCCGCCCCCAAACGCAGGCGCCTAAACAGCAGAGCGCGCCGGTGACCAATGAAACTCAGGCGCCTAAGCAAACCGCAGCCAGCGGTGATTCGCGTCAGTGGATGGTACAGTGCGGCTCGTTCCGCGGCGCCGAGCAGGCGGAAAGTGTCCGTGCCCAGCTGGCGTTTGAAGGCTTTGCTTCCCACATAACCACTAATAACGGCTGGAACCGGGTAGTTATCGGCCCGATTAAAGGCAAACAGAGCGTGGACAACACCCTCAGCCGCCTGAAGTCGGCCGGTCACGCAAACTGCATTCGTCTCGCCGTCAGGGGTTGA
- the cytR gene encoding DNA-binding transcriptional regulator CytR translates to MKTRKQVAGATMKDVARQAQVSTATVSRALTNPEKVSQTTRSRVEQAAIEVGYLPHTLGRSIRRSDSRTIMVIVPDICDPFFSEIIRGIEVTAASHGYLVLIGDCAHQNQQEKTLIDLVIPRQIDGMLLLGSRLPFDAGKEEQRNLPPMVMANEFAAELELPTVHIDNLTSAFNAVNYLHELGHRRIACIAGPEEMPQCHYRLQGYIQALRRNGLNVDPHYITRGDFSYEAGARAMGQLLDLPQPPEAVFCHSDIMALGALSLIKRRHLRVPQDISLIGFDDIALTQYCDPPLTTVAQPRFEIGQQSMLLLLEQLQGHSVNNGSRLLDCQLVVRESTRAR, encoded by the coding sequence TTGAAGACCAGGAAGCAGGTTGCAGGTGCAACCATGAAAGATGTCGCCCGTCAGGCACAGGTCTCCACGGCGACGGTATCCAGGGCCCTGACCAATCCGGAGAAGGTCTCCCAGACTACCCGCAGCCGGGTGGAACAGGCCGCCATCGAGGTGGGCTACCTGCCCCACACACTGGGGCGCAGCATCCGACGCAGCGACTCACGTACCATTATGGTTATCGTCCCCGATATCTGCGATCCCTTCTTCAGTGAAATTATTCGCGGCATTGAAGTGACCGCCGCCAGCCACGGCTACCTGGTTTTGATAGGCGACTGCGCTCACCAGAATCAGCAGGAAAAAACGCTGATCGACTTAGTCATTCCCCGCCAGATCGACGGTATGTTGCTGCTGGGTTCACGCCTGCCGTTCGATGCCGGCAAAGAAGAACAACGTAATCTGCCGCCCATGGTGATGGCGAACGAATTCGCCGCCGAGCTGGAGTTGCCCACAGTTCATATAGACAACCTGACCTCCGCCTTTAATGCCGTGAACTATCTTCACGAACTGGGGCACCGTCGTATCGCCTGCATCGCCGGGCCTGAAGAGATGCCTCAGTGCCACTACCGCCTGCAGGGCTATATTCAGGCGCTGCGCCGCAACGGCCTGAACGTGGATCCCCACTACATCACCCGTGGAGATTTCAGCTACGAGGCCGGCGCGCGGGCGATGGGACAACTGCTGGATCTGCCTCAGCCGCCGGAAGCGGTGTTCTGCCACAGCGACATCATGGCGCTGGGCGCGCTTTCACTGATTAAACGCCGCCATCTGCGCGTACCTCAGGATATCTCCCTGATCGGGTTTGACGATATCGCCCTGACCCAATATTGCGATCCGCCGCTAACCACCGTGGCTCAGCCGCGCTTCGAGATCGGCCAACAGTCGATGTTACTGTTACTTGAGCAATTACAAGGACATAGCGTTAATAACGGCTCCCGGTTGCTGGACTGTCAGCTGGTGGTACGCGAATCCACCCGGGCGCGTTAA
- the priA gene encoding primosomal protein N' has protein sequence MLVAHIALPVPLARTFDYLIPDGMTIAAGCRASVPFGRRQMVGIVLAVSEHSELPHNELKSVSEALDSQPLFPAPLWRLLLWAKDYYHHPVGEVLFHALPVLLRQGKPDHPAPLWYWRASEEGQSIDINSLKRAAKQQQALAMLRQRDIWRHQVPELEISETALQALRKKGLCDIHSQLPEITDWRPGFTVSGDRLRLNTEQATAVGAIHGESGQFAAWLLAGITGSGKTEVYLSVLENVLAQGRQALVLVPEIGLTPQTIARFRERFNAPVEVLHSALNDSERLSAWLKARSGEAAIVIGTRSALFTPFKDLGVIVIDEEHDSSYKQQEGWRYHARDLAVFRAHAENIPIILGSATPALETLHNVRIGKYRQLKLTRRAGNARPATQHVLDLKGQALQAGLAPQLIARMRQHLQADNQVILFLNRRGFAPALLCHDCGWIAECPRCDHYYTLHQAQRHLRCHHCDSQRPLPPQCPQCGSTHMVPVGLGTEQLEQLLAPLFPGVPISRIDRDTTSRKGALEQQLADVYRGGARVLIGTQMLAKGHHFPDVTLVSLLDVDGALFSADFRAAERFAQLYTQVSGRAGRAGKQGEVVLQTHHPDHPLLQTLLHQGYDAFADQALAERQTMMLPPWSSHILIRAEDHNNQQAPVFLQQFRNLLQSSPLADQQLWLIGPVPALQPKRGGRFRWQLLLQHGSRARLQRLLSDSLKLVNTLPEARRVKWVLDVDPIES, from the coding sequence ATGCTCGTTGCCCATATCGCTCTGCCGGTACCGCTGGCCCGCACCTTTGACTATCTCATTCCCGATGGCATGACGATAGCTGCGGGGTGTCGCGCCAGTGTCCCGTTCGGCAGACGCCAGATGGTGGGAATAGTCCTGGCCGTTAGCGAACACAGCGAACTCCCCCATAACGAGCTGAAGAGCGTCAGCGAAGCGCTGGACAGTCAGCCGCTGTTCCCGGCGCCGCTATGGCGCCTGCTGCTCTGGGCTAAAGACTATTACCACCATCCGGTGGGCGAGGTGCTCTTTCATGCCCTGCCCGTGCTGTTGCGCCAGGGTAAGCCGGATCATCCGGCGCCGCTCTGGTACTGGCGCGCCAGCGAAGAAGGTCAGTCCATTGATATTAACAGCCTGAAGCGGGCAGCGAAGCAGCAGCAGGCACTGGCGATGCTGCGTCAGCGTGATATCTGGCGTCACCAGGTGCCAGAGCTGGAAATTAGCGAGACGGCATTACAGGCGCTGCGTAAGAAAGGGCTGTGCGATATTCACAGCCAGCTGCCTGAAATCACCGACTGGCGCCCCGGCTTTACGGTCAGCGGCGATCGCCTGCGCCTGAATACCGAACAGGCGACGGCGGTGGGCGCAATCCACGGAGAGTCCGGGCAGTTCGCCGCCTGGCTGCTGGCGGGGATTACCGGCTCCGGCAAGACAGAGGTTTATCTGAGCGTTCTGGAAAACGTACTGGCTCAGGGTCGCCAGGCTCTGGTGCTGGTACCGGAGATCGGGCTAACGCCCCAGACTATCGCCCGTTTTCGCGAACGTTTTAATGCGCCGGTGGAAGTGCTGCACTCGGCCCTGAACGACAGCGAACGGCTGAGCGCCTGGCTCAAGGCGCGCAGCGGTGAGGCGGCTATCGTAATCGGTACCCGCTCCGCGCTGTTTACGCCGTTTAAAGATCTGGGTGTCATCGTGATCGACGAAGAGCACGACAGCTCTTATAAACAGCAGGAAGGCTGGCGCTACCATGCCCGGGATCTGGCGGTATTTCGCGCTCATGCCGAAAATATCCCCATCATTCTGGGTTCGGCGACACCGGCGCTGGAAACGCTGCACAACGTGCGGATCGGCAAATATCGCCAGCTTAAACTGACCCGCCGGGCCGGTAATGCCCGCCCCGCAACCCAGCACGTACTGGATCTGAAAGGCCAGGCGCTCCAGGCGGGACTGGCGCCCCAGCTTATCGCCCGTATGCGTCAGCATCTACAGGCCGATAATCAGGTGATTCTGTTCCTGAACCGACGCGGTTTCGCCCCTGCACTTTTGTGCCACGACTGCGGCTGGATTGCCGAATGCCCGCGCTGCGATCACTACTACACACTGCATCAGGCCCAGCGCCATCTACGCTGCCACCACTGCGATAGCCAGCGCCCGCTACCGCCCCAGTGCCCCCAGTGCGGCTCCACGCATATGGTTCCGGTCGGTCTGGGGACAGAGCAGCTTGAACAGTTGCTGGCACCACTATTTCCGGGGGTACCGATCTCACGTATTGACCGAGATACCACCAGCCGTAAGGGCGCCCTGGAACAGCAACTGGCAGATGTGTACCGCGGCGGCGCCCGTGTCCTGATCGGTACCCAGATGTTGGCCAAAGGGCACCACTTCCCGGATGTGACTCTGGTGTCGTTACTGGACGTTGACGGCGCGCTCTTTTCCGCCGATTTCCGGGCTGCCGAGCGTTTCGCCCAGTTGTATACCCAGGTTTCCGGCCGGGCCGGGCGCGCTGGTAAGCAGGGAGAAGTGGTGCTGCAGACCCATCACCCCGATCATCCGCTGCTGCAGACCCTACTGCATCAGGGCTATGACGCCTTTGCCGACCAGGCGCTGGCGGAACGCCAGACTATGATGCTACCTCCCTGGAGCAGCCATATCCTGATTCGTGCCGAAGATCACAATAACCAGCAGGCGCCGGTGTTTCTTCAGCAGTTTCGCAATCTTCTGCAAAGCAGCCCGCTGGCGGATCAGCAGCTCTGGCTGATAGGCCCGGTCCCCGCGCTTCAACCCAAACGCGGCGGACGTTTCCGCTGGCAGTTGCTACTACAGCACGGCTCACGCGCCCGTCTGCAGCGACTGCTCAGCGACAGCCTGAAACTGGTGAATACCCTTCCGGAAGCGCGACGGGTGAAATGGGTGCTGGATGTCGACCCCATCGAGAGCTAG
- the rpmE gene encoding 50S ribosomal protein L31 produces the protein MKKGIHPNYGEITATCSCGNVIKIGSTAGHDLNLDVCGKCHPFYTGKQREVATGGRVDRFNKRFSIPGSK, from the coding sequence ATGAAAAAAGGTATTCACCCGAATTACGGCGAAATTACTGCAACCTGTTCTTGCGGTAACGTGATCAAAATTGGTTCCACCGCGGGCCACGATCTGAACCTGGACGTATGTGGCAAATGCCACCCGTTCTACACTGGTAAGCAGCGTGAAGTTGCGACCGGCGGCCGCGTAGATCGCTTCAACAAGCGTTTCAGCATTCCGGGCAGCAAATAA
- the metJ gene encoding met regulon transcriptional regulator MetJ: MAEWSGEYISPYAEHGKKSEQVKKITVSIPLKVLKILTDERTRRQVNNLRHATNSELLCEAFLHAFTGQPLPNDEDLRKERGDEIPEAAKEIMRELGIDPDTWEY, translated from the coding sequence ATGGCTGAATGGAGCGGCGAATATATCAGCCCCTACGCTGAGCACGGTAAGAAGAGTGAGCAAGTAAAGAAAATTACGGTATCCATTCCTCTGAAGGTGTTAAAAATCCTCACTGACGAACGCACGCGCCGTCAGGTGAATAACCTGCGTCACGCCACCAACAGCGAACTGCTGTGCGAAGCGTTCCTGCATGCATTTACCGGCCAGCCCCTGCCGAATGATGAAGACTTGCGTAAAGAGCGCGGTGATGAGATCCCGGAAGCGGCCAAAGAGATTATGCGTGAACTGGGTATCGATCCGGATACGTGGGAATACTAG
- the metB gene encoding cystathionine gamma-synthase, giving the protein MTRKQATIAVRSGLNDDEQYGCVVPPIHLSSTYNFTGFNEPRAHDYSRRGNPTRDVVQRALAELEGGAGAVMTNTGMSAIHLVTTVFLKPGDLLVAPHDCYGGSYRLFDSLAKRGCYRVEFVDQGDEAALRAALAQKPKLVLVESPSNPLLRVVDIEKICQLAREAGAVSVVDNTFMSPALQSPLALGADLVLHSCTKYLNGHSDVVAGAVIAREPETVTELAWWANNIGVTGSAFDSYLLLRGLRTLAPRMEAAQRNALAIVEYLKTQPLVKKLYHPSLPENQGYEIAVRQQKGPGAMLSFELAGDEAQLRRFLSGLSLFTLAESLGGVESLISHAATMTHAGMAPEARTAAGISDTLLRISTGIEDSEDLIADLENGFRIAAEG; this is encoded by the coding sequence ATGACGCGTAAACAGGCCACCATCGCAGTACGTAGCGGTTTGAATGACGACGAGCAGTACGGCTGCGTTGTCCCGCCTATTCATCTCTCCAGTACCTACAATTTTACCGGCTTCAATGAACCACGCGCCCATGACTATTCGCGACGCGGCAACCCGACGCGCGACGTGGTACAGCGAGCGCTGGCTGAGCTGGAAGGAGGGGCGGGCGCCGTGATGACCAATACCGGGATGTCGGCTATTCATCTGGTGACTACCGTCTTCCTGAAACCTGGGGATCTGCTGGTGGCGCCTCATGACTGCTACGGCGGCAGTTACCGCCTGTTTGATAGCCTGGCGAAACGTGGTTGCTACCGTGTTGAATTTGTCGATCAGGGCGATGAGGCGGCGCTACGCGCTGCACTGGCGCAGAAACCGAAACTGGTGCTGGTGGAAAGCCCCAGCAATCCGCTACTGAGAGTGGTAGACATTGAGAAGATTTGCCAGCTGGCGCGGGAAGCAGGCGCAGTCAGCGTGGTGGATAACACTTTTATGAGCCCCGCGCTGCAGAGCCCGCTGGCGCTGGGCGCCGATCTGGTGCTCCACTCTTGCACCAAATATCTGAATGGCCACTCCGATGTCGTGGCGGGAGCGGTCATCGCCCGGGAGCCGGAAACGGTCACCGAGCTGGCCTGGTGGGCGAATAATATTGGCGTTACCGGTAGCGCCTTCGACAGTTACCTGTTGCTGCGCGGTCTGCGGACGCTGGCGCCGCGTATGGAAGCCGCGCAACGCAATGCGCTGGCGATAGTTGAGTATCTGAAGACCCAGCCGCTGGTGAAAAAGCTGTATCATCCCTCGCTGCCGGAAAACCAGGGCTATGAGATTGCTGTCCGACAGCAGAAAGGGCCGGGCGCCATGCTCAGTTTTGAACTGGCTGGAGATGAAGCACAATTACGGCGCTTCCTGAGCGGCCTGTCGCTGTTTACGCTGGCGGAGTCGCTGGGCGGGGTGGAAAGCCTGATCTCTCACGCTGCCACTATGACCCATGCGGGCATGGCGCCGGAAGCACGCACTGCCGCCGGTATTTCGGATACGCTGCTGCGTATCTCAACGGGCATTGAAGATAGTGAAGATTTAATCGCCGATCTGGAAAATGGCTTCCGGATCGCCGCCGAGGGGTAA
- a CDS encoding bifunctional aspartate kinase/homoserine dehydrogenase II has product MSVSVPVGTAERQLHKFGGSSLADSKCYLRVAGIITDYSRPGDMMVVSAAGSTTNQLINWLKLSQSDRLAAHQVQQSLRRYQSELISDLLPPEQADGLTAEFIQDLERLAALLDDKVTDAVYAEVVGHGEIWSARLMAALLNLQDIDAVVLDAREFLRAERAAQPQVDEALSYPQLQTLLARYPGKRLVVTGFISRNGAGETVLLGRNGSDYSATQIGALAGVSRVTIWSDVAGVYSADPRKVKDACLLPLLRLDEASELARLAAPVLHARTLQPVSASDIDLQLRCSYNPEQGSTRIERVLASGTGARIVTSHDDVCLIELRIAPQQDFRQARLDIDQLLKRAQLRPLAMGIHPDRNLIQLCYTQEVVSSALDLLEEAGLPGELRLREGLALVAMVGAGVCRNPLHSHRFWQQLKDQPVEFIWQSEEGISLVAVLRVGPTESLIQGLHQTLFRAEKRIGLILFGKGNIGSRWLELFAREKETLSARTGFEFVLAGVVDSRRSLLSYDGLDASRALAFFNDEAQEQDEESLFLWMRSHPWDDLVVLDVTASEGLAAQYLDFASYGFHVISANKVAGASCSNSYRQVRDAFAKTGRHWLYNATVGAGLPVNHTVRDLRESGDSILSISGIFSGTLSWLFLQFDGSVPFTDLVDQAWQQGLTEPDPRVDLSGKDVMRKLVILAREAGYDIEPDQVRVESLVPEGCESGSVDHFFENGDELNAQMVQRLEAAREMGLVLRYVARFDANGKARVGVEAVRPEHPLAALLPCDNVFAIESRWYRDNPLVIRGPGAGRDVTAGAIQSDINRLAQLL; this is encoded by the coding sequence ATGAGTGTTTCAGTACCGGTAGGGACGGCAGAACGTCAATTGCATAAATTTGGCGGCAGTAGCCTGGCTGATTCGAAGTGTTATTTGCGCGTCGCCGGGATCATAACCGACTACTCCCGGCCCGGAGATATGATGGTGGTTTCCGCTGCGGGCAGTACCACCAACCAGTTGATAAATTGGCTAAAATTGAGCCAGAGCGATCGTCTTGCCGCGCATCAGGTACAGCAGTCGCTGCGCCGTTATCAGAGTGAATTAATCAGCGATCTGCTGCCGCCGGAACAGGCTGACGGCCTGACGGCCGAATTTATCCAGGATCTGGAACGGTTGGCGGCGCTACTGGACGATAAAGTCACCGACGCGGTCTATGCCGAAGTGGTGGGGCACGGGGAGATTTGGTCGGCACGACTGATGGCCGCGCTACTTAACCTTCAGGATATCGATGCGGTAGTGCTGGATGCCCGGGAATTTTTGCGCGCCGAGCGTGCCGCACAGCCTCAGGTCGACGAGGCGCTCTCTTATCCGCAGTTGCAGACGTTGCTGGCCCGGTACCCAGGTAAGCGCCTGGTGGTCACTGGCTTTATCTCGCGCAATGGCGCGGGGGAAACGGTGCTGTTGGGACGCAACGGCTCCGACTATTCCGCCACCCAGATCGGGGCGCTGGCCGGTGTTTCCCGGGTCACCATCTGGAGCGATGTGGCCGGGGTGTACAGCGCGGACCCTCGTAAGGTGAAGGATGCCTGTCTGCTGCCGCTGCTGCGGCTGGATGAAGCCAGCGAGCTGGCCCGTCTGGCGGCGCCGGTACTGCACGCTCGTACCCTTCAGCCAGTCTCCGCCAGCGATATCGATCTGCAATTACGCTGTAGCTACAACCCGGAGCAGGGCTCCACCCGCATTGAGCGGGTGCTGGCTTCCGGCACTGGCGCGCGTATTGTGACCAGCCATGATGACGTCTGCCTGATTGAATTGCGCATAGCGCCACAGCAGGATTTCCGTCAGGCCCGGCTTGATATCGATCAGTTACTTAAGCGCGCCCAGTTACGGCCGCTGGCGATGGGTATTCATCCCGATCGCAATCTGATTCAGCTCTGTTACACCCAGGAAGTGGTGAGCAGTGCGCTTGATCTGTTGGAAGAAGCGGGGCTGCCGGGCGAGTTGCGCCTGCGCGAGGGACTGGCGCTGGTGGCGATGGTGGGAGCTGGCGTGTGTCGTAACCCGCTGCACAGCCACCGTTTTTGGCAGCAGTTAAAAGATCAGCCGGTAGAGTTTATCTGGCAGTCTGAAGAGGGTATCAGCCTGGTGGCGGTGCTGCGGGTGGGGCCGACGGAAAGTTTGATCCAGGGCCTGCACCAGACGCTGTTCCGGGCTGAGAAACGCATCGGTTTGATTCTGTTCGGCAAAGGCAATATCGGTTCACGCTGGCTGGAGCTGTTCGCCCGCGAAAAGGAGACGCTTTCTGCCCGCACCGGGTTTGAGTTTGTGCTGGCAGGGGTAGTGGACAGTCGTCGCAGCCTGCTGAGTTACGATGGTCTGGATGCCAGCCGGGCGCTGGCCTTCTTTAATGATGAAGCGCAGGAGCAGGATGAAGAGTCGCTGTTCCTGTGGATGCGTTCTCATCCGTGGGACGATCTTGTAGTGCTGGATGTGACCGCCAGTGAGGGCCTGGCCGCGCAGTATCTGGATTTTGCCAGCTACGGTTTCCACGTTATTAGCGCAAACAAGGTGGCAGGCGCTTCCTGCAGCAACAGCTATCGCCAGGTGCGTGACGCCTTTGCTAAAACCGGTCGTCACTGGCTCTATAACGCCACGGTTGGTGCCGGGCTGCCGGTGAATCACACGGTGCGCGATCTGCGTGAGAGCGGCGACAGCATCCTCTCTATTAGCGGGATTTTCTCTGGTACGCTTTCCTGGCTGTTCCTGCAGTTTGACGGCTCGGTACCCTTTACCGATCTGGTGGACCAGGCCTGGCAGCAGGGGCTGACCGAGCCAGATCCGCGGGTTGACCTGTCGGGTAAGGACGTAATGCGCAAACTGGTGATACTGGCCCGCGAAGCCGGTTACGACATTGAACCCGATCAGGTGCGCGTGGAGTCGCTGGTGCCGGAAGGCTGTGAGTCGGGTTCGGTAGATCACTTCTTTGAAAACGGCGATGAGCTGAATGCCCAGATGGTGCAGCGACTGGAGGCGGCCCGTGAGATGGGGCTGGTGCTGCGCTATGTGGCACGTTTTGACGCCAACGGTAAGGCCAGGGTTGGGGTGGAAGCGGTGCGCCCGGAACATCCGCTGGCTGCGCTACTGCCCTGCGACAACGTCTTTGCTATTGAAAGCCGCTGGTATCGCGATAACCCGTTGGTGATTCGCGGCCCCGGCGCCGGACGCGACGTTACCGCAGGGGCGATTCAGTCCGATATCAACCGTCTGGCGCAGCTGCTGTAA